From the Oryza glaberrima chromosome 5, OglaRS2, whole genome shotgun sequence genome, one window contains:
- the LOC127775176 gene encoding probable aldehyde dehydrogenase, translating to MSLILSRRRLAAAVRRSGPAALASRWLHTPPFATVSPQEISGSSPAEVQNFVQGSWTTSGNWNWLVDPLNGEKFIKVAEVQEAEIKPFVESLSNCPKHGLHNPLKAPERYLMYGDISAKAANMLGQPVVSDFFAKLIQRVSPKSYQQALAEVQVSQKFLENFCGDQVRFLARSFAVPGNHLGQSSNGYRWPYGPVAIITPFNFPLEIPLLQLMGALYMGNKPVLKVDSKVSIVMDQMLRLLHACGMPAEDVDFINSDGITMNKLLLEANPKMTLFTGSSRIAEKLAADLKGKIKLEDAGFDWKILGPDVQEVDYIAWVCDQDAYACSGQKCSAQSILFMHKNWSSSGLLDKMKSLSERRKLEDLTIGPVLTVTTSSMIEHMKNLLKIPGSKVLFGGEPLENHSIPEIYGAFKPTAVFVPLSEILKSGNFELVTREIFGPFQVVTEYSDDELELVLEACERMNAHLTAAVVSNDPLFLQEVLGRSVNGTTYAGIRARTTGAPQNHWFGPAGDPRGAGIGTPEAIKLVWSCHREIIYDIGPLPKNWALPSAT from the exons ATGAGCCTCATCCTTTCCcggcggcgcctcgccgccgccgtccggcgGTCAGgccccgccgcgctcgcctccag GTGGTTGCACACGCCGCCATTCGCGACGGTGTCTCCTCAGGAGATTTCAGGTTCGAGCCCGGCGGAAGTGCAGAATTTTG TGCAGGGCAGTTGGACAACATCTGGTAACTGGAATTGGCTAGTTGATCCTTTAAATGGTGAAAAATTTATCAAAGTTGCTGAGGTTCAGGAAGCAGAAATAAAG CCATTTGTAGAGAGTTTATCTAATTGCCCAAAGCATGGACTTCACAACCCACTTAAAGCTCCAGAGAG GTATCTCATGTATGGAGATATATCTGCCAAAGCTGCAAACATGCTTGGTCAACCTGTG GTTTCAGATTTCTTTGCTAAACTTATCCAGAGGGTATCTCCAAAGAGCTATCAGCAAGCTCTTGCAGAAGTTCAAGTCTCTCAAAAATTCTTGGAGAACTTTTGTGGAGATCAG GTACGCTTTCTGGCTCGATCATTTGCTGTACCTGGCAACCATCTTGGACAAAGCAGTAATGGTTACCGTTGGCCATATGGTCCG GTTGCAATTATCACACCGTTCAATTTCCCATTGGAGATTCCATTACTGCAACTAATGGGAGCACTGTATATGGGAAATAAACCTGTCCTCAAAGTTGACAGCAAAGTTAGCATTGTGATGGACCAGATGCTTAGGTTGCTTCACGCATGTGGGATGCCAGCAGAGGATGTGGACTTCATAAATTCTGATGGTATCACGATGAACAAGCTGCTGTTAGAG GCAAATCCGAAAATGACCCTCTTCACTGGGAGCTCACGGATAGCAGAGAAATTGGCTGCTGATTTGAAAGGCAAAATCAAATTGGAAGATGCTGGTTTTGACTGGAAAATTCTTGGTCCAGATGTTCAAGAG GTTGATTACATTGCATGGGTTTGCGACCAGGATGCTTATGCTTGCAGTGGTCAGAAGTGCTCTGCTCAGTCTATTCTATTCATGCACAAG AATTGGTCGTCTAGTGGGCTTCTTGATAAAATGAAAAGTCTTTCTGAAAGAAGGAAGCTTGAAGACTTGACCATTGGCCCAGTCCTTACT GTTACAACATCAAGCATGATAGAGCACATGAAAAACCTTCTCAAAATACCAGGATCAAAGGTCCTGTTTGGTGGTGAACCTCTGGAGAACCATTCTATCCCAGAAATATATGGTGCCTTCAAACCAACTGCTGTATTTGTTCCTCTATCGGAAATCCTTAAAAGTGGCAATTTTGAGCTTGTGACAAGGGAGATCTTTGGTCCTTTCCAG GTGGTTACAGAGTATTCTGATGATGAGCTTGAATTAGTATTAGAAGCCTGTGAAAGGATGAACGCTCATCTGACGGCTGCAGTTGTTTCAAACGACCCTTTATTCCTGCAG GAAGTACTTGGGCGATCAGTTAACGGGACAACATATGCCGGCATCCGAGCAAGGACAACTGGTGCTCCACAGAACCACTG GTTTGGGCCTGCTGGTGATCCAAGAGGTGCAGGGATCGGAACTCCAGAAGCCATTAAACTCGTTTGGTCTTGCCACAGGGAGATCATATATGACATTGGCCCCTTGCCTAAGAACTGGGCACTACCTTCCGCTACATAA